TGGATTTACTAAAAGAATACTTTAAAGACATTGTTGACGTAAAATTTACGGCATCCCTTGAAGGGCAGTTAGACGCTATTGCCGAGGGGCGGGAAACGCGCTTGGCGGTACTGCGTGATTTCTACGATACTTTTTCGGTTCACTTGGCGAAGGCGGAAGAAGAAATTGGTCAAGTAGAATTGCCTGTAGAGGTTTCAGACGAAATTTGCGAGCGTTGCGGTCGCAACATGGTAGTGAAGCAGGGGCGTTATGGAAAATTTCTTGCTTGTCCCGGCTTTCCAGAGTGTCGCAACGCTAAACCAATCATTAAAGATACGGGAATTCCTTGCCCTAAGTGTCAAGCGAAAATTATTGAGCGTCGCACAAAACGGGGAAAAGTATTTTACGGCTGTCAACGCTATCCAGAGTGCGACTTTGTTAGTTGGGACGCTCCTTTAGCGGAGACTTGTCAGGTTTGCGGTCATTTTATGGTGCGGCATGCTTTCCGTAACGGGCGGAGCAATGTTCGCTGTGGTGACGAAAATTGCAGCAGCCGCGCAGCGGAGAAAGCTGAGGGAAAAGAGAAGGCCTCGAAGGAGAAGCAGGAATGAAAGAAGTTGTAGTAATTGGCGCTGGCCTAGCTGGAAGCGAGGCCGCTTGGCAAATTGCACAGGCAGGCGTTCGGGTGCGGTTGTATGAAATGAGACCGTCTGTGCCCAGCCCGGCTCACAGCACGCCTTGGTTTGCGGAACTTGTTTGCAGCAATTCTTTGCGTGCGGCAGCTGTGGAAAATGCAGTGGGACTGCTAAAGGAGGAAATGCGTCAACTGAATTCTTTGATTTTGCAGCAAGCTGATGCTTGGCGCCTGCCTGCTGGCGGAGCGCTGGCTGTAGACCGAGAGGGATTCAGCCGCAGCATTACCGAAGCGATTCGACAGCATCCTTTAATTACAGTGGTTGAAGAGGAAGTCAAGACGTTACCTGTACAGGCGGAGGTGGCGGTAATAGCTTCAGGGCCGTTGACGGCTCCGGCTTTGTCCGAAGAAATCCAGCGGTTTGCTGGCGCGGAGTCATTATATTTTTATGATGCGGCAGCGCCGATTGTGCAGGCGGATTCTTTGAATATGGAAAAAATTTACCGGGCATCTCGCTATGATAAGGGAGATGCGGATTATCTGAATTGCCCTATGGAAAAAGAGGAGTACGAGGCGTTTTGGCAGGCCCTGACCCAGGCGGAAACAGCTCCTGTGCGCGAGTTTGAGAAAACAATCTTTTTTGAAGGTTGTATGCCTGTAGAGGCTATGGCGGCTAGAGGCATAGATACGTTGCGTTTTGGACCACTCAAGCCGGTTGGACTGCCGCGGCCTGACACGGGGCGCATTCCATATGCGGTAGTGCAGCTGCGTCAGGACAATATTGCAGGCACTCTATACAATCTGGTGGGTTTTCAAACACATTTGCGTTGGCCGGAGCAAGAACGGGTCTTTCGAATGATTCCCGGTCTGGAGCAGGCCCAGTTTGTGCGCTTTGGCGTCATGCATCGCAATACTTTTATTAATTCGCCTAAAGTTCTTTTGCCAACAATGCAGGCTAAAGAACGTCCCAATTGGTTATTTGCCGGTCAGTTGACTGGCGTTGAAGGCTATGTAGAATCAGCGGCGGCCGGACTTGTGGCAGGAATTAATGCAGCCCGATTGGTTAAAGGGAAGGAGCCGCTGCAATTTCCGAGGGAGTCAGCACATGGCGCCTTGTGCCATTATATTACTCACGCGGAAAGCAAGCATTTCCAACCGATGAATATTAATTTTGGTTTATTGCCTCCGTTAGAAGAAAGAATTCGGGATAAAAAAATCAAAAACCAGCAAATTGCACAACGTGCTTTAATTTGCATTAAAAAATTAAAAGAAAAATATGACAATATTCTTGCGTGAAACGCTTAGCTGTGCTACTATGAATTAACGTTAGATATCTGTAACATAGACCGTATGGGCAGGTTGCTGCAAAGAACAGTTTGCTGCAAGGTAAGTTGTGTTGCGATAGCGCTTTCGTAAATTTACTGAATTTTTCCTGGAGGTCTTTTAGGCGAAGGAAAGAAGCATCTCCATGTAGAATGAAAGTAAATGTAAAACCGAAAAGCGAAACGGTAAATATGTATTATGTATAAATGGAAGGGAAGGGATTGACTCATGGGATCCTTGTTAGAACGGACTCGTAAAATCAACAAACTACTGCAAAAGTCGGAAAAAGTGGATTACTTTGATATGTCTCAGGTTTTAAGCTCGGTTTTAAAAGCCAATGTGTATATTGTCAGCCGTGAAGGCGGCGTGCTCGGGTATGCACTGATGGACGATTTTGAATGTGAAGTAATGCGAGATAAAGTTCTTTCACAACGACAGTTCCCGGAAACATATGTGGAATGGTTGCTGCGGGTGAATGAAACTTCACCGAATTTGAGTCTGGAAAAAGGCTTGTGCTCTTTTAATCAAGCAACAGAATGTATGTTTTCTGGAAAATATACCACGGTTATTCCTATTTATGGCGTTGGCGAGCGGATTGGCACCTTGATTGTCGCTAAGTTTGAAGTGACTTTTGAAGATGACGACTTGGTGCTTGGCGAATATGGCTCAACAGTTGTCGGGATGGAAATGCTGCGTGACCGTAGCGAAAAAATTGAAGATGAGGCAAGAAAAAAAGCAACCGTACAGGTCGCGTTGGGAACTCTTTCTTATTCGGAATTGGAAGCGGTTATGCATATTCTTAACGAGCTTGAAGGAAATGAAGGCTTATTAGTTGCCAGCAAGATAGCTGATCGCGTTGGTATCACCCGCTCGGTTATTGTCAATGCTTTACGGAAATTCGAAAGTGCTGGCGTTATTGAATCTAAGTCGCTGGGTATGAAGGGGACTTATATCAAAGTGTTGAATGATCTTTTGATCGACGAATTGAAAAAACTGAAAAAATAATGTGACTTGCAGTGACGCAGGGAGAACTTGTTGTCGCTAAAGCCTCCCTCTTCTGTGAGGGAGGCTTTTATTGTGAAATCAATACATGTGGCCTGGTTTCTCCAAGATAAGGATAGGACTTATGGTGCAAAAAAGGAAAAATTTGTCCAGATTTGCAGTAATAGCAAGGGTTTTTTGAAATTATGTCGAACTGGAAATAAGTATTGTTTTGCGATTGATCAAGTAGTCACAAGTGGAAATTTGAAAACCGCAGAGCGGCGGTTCGGCAAGGAGGAACTTCTACGTGTTGGAGGCTATTATTTCGCCCCGACGGGTGGCGATTATGGAAGGGGCTTTACAAGCGGCCAGCACGCGGCAACGCGTGATCAGCAACAATGTGGCCAATGTAAATACGCCCGGGTTTAAAAAAAGCGATGTAGTGTTTGAGTCCTTGTTACGAGATCAGCTTGGAGATGGTAAACGGTTGCAAATGTCGCGTACCAACGAAAAGCATTATCCTCAGGCGACCGGTGCCGTTCCGAAAGCCCAAGTGCAAGTTCAAAAGGATACGTCCATTCGCATTGATGGGAATAACGTAGATATTGATGCGGAAATGGCCGGTATGGCAAAAAACAGTATTTACTATCAAGCGGTAGCCCTGGATATCGGACGCTATTTTACTTCACTTAAAAGTGTGATTAAGGGAGGAGCAAGCTAAGTTATGAGTTTGTTTTCGGCAATTGATGCGGCGGGATCAGGCTTGACGGCAGAACGGCTGCGGATGGATGTGATTTCCAATAACTTGGCTAATGTCAATTCCACCCGTACAGTTGCAGGCGGTCCTTATCGTCGGCAAGTGGTTGTTTTTGCGCCAAGAGAAGGAGAACAGTCCTTTGGCAGGGTGTTGCAAAAAGAAATGGGAAGCAATACGGAAGGTGTGCGTGCTGTTGGAATTACAGAAGACGCTAGTCCTTTTCGAACCGTTTATGAACCGCAACATCCGGATGCAGATGCAAATGGCTATGTCCGAATGCCTAACGTGAATGTTGTTGCGGAAATGGTGGATATGATTACAGCCACCAGGGCATACGAAGCAAATGCAACTTCGATTAATACTGCAAAAACTATGATGACCAAGGCTTTGGAAATCGGTAAATAAGTGTTTTGAATACATAGAAACTCGAGCGTGGCAAAGTGCTGCAGTGAATTTTTTTATTGGGAAAAGAGGTGTGAAGATGCGAATTGAACCCATATCGCTGGTAAAAGCTCCACTGGCTTTAACGGAAGCGGCAAAGCCGCAGGCGGCTGCTATTGACGGAGAGTCCTTTCAACAGTTTTTTACTAATGCGCTAGGAGAAGTAAATAAATTACAGCTTAATTCACAAAGTCTGTCGGTAAAAATGGCTGCCGGAGAGATTCAGGATCTTTCTGAAGTCACAGTTGCCGCTGAAAAAGCCAATGTAGCCTTGCAACTGACTATGCAAATTCGGAACAAGGCTCTTGACGCGTATCAAGAAGTCATGCGCATGACGGTATAATAGTCGCAGCAGCATGAAAAACATTCCAACGTGGAGATTATGAGAGGATGGAATTCATGGCAG
The DNA window shown above is from Anaeromusa acidaminophila DSM 3853 and carries:
- the trmFO gene encoding methylenetetrahydrofolate--tRNA-(uracil(54)-C(5))-methyltransferase (FADH(2)-oxidizing) TrmFO; translation: MKEVVVIGAGLAGSEAAWQIAQAGVRVRLYEMRPSVPSPAHSTPWFAELVCSNSLRAAAVENAVGLLKEEMRQLNSLILQQADAWRLPAGGALAVDREGFSRSITEAIRQHPLITVVEEEVKTLPVQAEVAVIASGPLTAPALSEEIQRFAGAESLYFYDAAAPIVQADSLNMEKIYRASRYDKGDADYLNCPMEKEEYEAFWQALTQAETAPVREFEKTIFFEGCMPVEAMAARGIDTLRFGPLKPVGLPRPDTGRIPYAVVQLRQDNIAGTLYNLVGFQTHLRWPEQERVFRMIPGLEQAQFVRFGVMHRNTFINSPKVLLPTMQAKERPNWLFAGQLTGVEGYVESAAAGLVAGINAARLVKGKEPLQFPRESAHGALCHYITHAESKHFQPMNINFGLLPPLEERIRDKKIKNQQIAQRALICIKKLKEKYDNILA
- the codY gene encoding GTP-sensing pleiotropic transcriptional regulator CodY, giving the protein MGSLLERTRKINKLLQKSEKVDYFDMSQVLSSVLKANVYIVSREGGVLGYALMDDFECEVMRDKVLSQRQFPETYVEWLLRVNETSPNLSLEKGLCSFNQATECMFSGKYTTVIPIYGVGERIGTLIVAKFEVTFEDDDLVLGEYGSTVVGMEMLRDRSEKIEDEARKKATVQVALGTLSYSELEAVMHILNELEGNEGLLVASKIADRVGITRSVIVNALRKFESAGVIESKSLGMKGTYIKVLNDLLIDELKKLKK
- the flgB gene encoding flagellar basal body rod protein FlgB produces the protein MLEAIISPRRVAIMEGALQAASTRQRVISNNVANVNTPGFKKSDVVFESLLRDQLGDGKRLQMSRTNEKHYPQATGAVPKAQVQVQKDTSIRIDGNNVDIDAEMAGMAKNSIYYQAVALDIGRYFTSLKSVIKGGAS
- the flgC gene encoding flagellar basal body rod protein FlgC, yielding MSLFSAIDAAGSGLTAERLRMDVISNNLANVNSTRTVAGGPYRRQVVVFAPREGEQSFGRVLQKEMGSNTEGVRAVGITEDASPFRTVYEPQHPDADANGYVRMPNVNVVAEMVDMITATRAYEANATSINTAKTMMTKALEIGK
- the fliE gene encoding flagellar hook-basal body complex protein FliE translates to MRIEPISLVKAPLALTEAAKPQAAAIDGESFQQFFTNALGEVNKLQLNSQSLSVKMAAGEIQDLSEVTVAAEKANVALQLTMQIRNKALDAYQEVMRMTV